A genomic window from Sorex araneus isolate mSorAra2 chromosome 2, mSorAra2.pri, whole genome shotgun sequence includes:
- the SNTG1 gene encoding gamma-1-syntrophin isoform X2, giving the protein MLTCLCVRVSACVCACVCLCGLTCVRVRLCTCVYVCACVCVHVCACVCVYAGVRVCACVRTCVYVCVCICVCACCGWGLHCPLLGCWSLQAVACCAEGPLGLRFGGGDARTQPRPPFPARPSTSARPGTPGWGLMRGPQRPLRSRTPARPAAARSPRNSSERLARDTQSSGFAWCGSASLPPPHTQSLPLSPFLALSRSLPLSPLPLSPLLSLPRSLPLTLPITLAFSNLSPLFFFLSLSPSLSISHPLFSLPLFLFRLLPSLSLSPCSPSSVSLSPLSLSSLFPPSPFPSPLSPSSSPLSPSPSPLSPSLSSLSSLFLSLSLLLSLSSLPLPLPLPLPLPLPLSLQARVRLSHRAGAGPSEAARRESPAPLPASPPAAERAPAGSTETHRTAREGRGGREAAARRPPSAPRHGQRPRSSPQPPLPAALPARPVARRPLGATPEGLGFRRPLGRCASRPGGAGEDPACPGSNSARPRLSGRIAAQGSAASAENYEE; this is encoded by the coding sequence atgcttacctgtttgtgtgtgcgtgtatctgcgtgtgtgtgcgcatgcgtgtgtctgtgtggactcacgtgtgtgcgtgtgcgtttgtgtacatgtgtgtatgtgtgcgcgtgtgtatgtgtgcatgtgtgtgcctgtgtctgtgtgtacgcgggtgtgcgtgtgtgtgcctgtgtgcgtacatgcgtgtatgtgtgcgtgtgtatctgtgtatgtgcgtGTTGCGGGTGGGGTCTGCACTGCCCTCTCCTGGGCTGCTGGAGTCTCCAGGCTGTGGCCTGTTGCGCCGAGGGTCCCCTTGGGCTGCGCTTTGGAGGCGGCGACGCCCGCACGCAGCCCCGCCCACCATTTCCCGCCCGCCCATCCACGTCCGCCCGCCCGgggaccccggggtgggggctaATGCGGGGTCCCCAGCGGCCTCTGCGGTCACGCACCCCAGCCCGGCCAGCCGCGGCGCGGAGTCCCCGGAACAGCTCGGAGCGCTTAGCCCGAGACACCCAGAGCTCGGGCTTTGCCTGGTGTGGGTCAGccagtctcccccccccccacacccagtctctccctctctctccctttcttgcgctctctcgctctctccccctctcccctctccctctctcccctctcctctctcttccccgctCTCTCCCGCTAACTCTCCCCATAACTCTCGCCTTCTCCAATCTCTctcctctatttttctttctttctctctcgccCTCACTCTCCATCTCTcatcccctcttctctctccctctcttcctcttccgtctccttccttcactctccctctctccctgttctccctcttctgtttctctctcccctctctcactctcctctctatttcctccctctccttttccctctcctctctctccctcttcctctcctctctctccctctccctctcctctctctccctctctctcctctctctcctccctcttcctctctctctctcttctcctctctctctcttccctccctctccctctccctctccctctccctctccctctccctctctctctccaggcgCGCGTGCGCCTCTCCCATCGGGCAGGCGCGGGCCCGTCGGAGGCGGCCCGTCGGGAGAGTCCGGCCCCGCTGCCCGCGTCCCCTCCCGCGGCCGAGCGCGCGCCCGCAGGCTCCACCGAGACGCACCGGACCGCGCGGGAGGGACGCGGCGGGAGGGAGGCTGCTGCCCGCCGGCCGCCTTCAGCACCGAGGCATGGACAGCGCCCCCGGAGCTCGCCGCAGCCGCCCCTTCCTGCAGCGCTGCCCGCGCGCCCTGTAGCCCGGAGACCCCTAGGAGCGACCCCCGAGGGACTGGGCTTCCGCAGGCCGCTCGGAAGATGCGCATCCcggccgggcggcgcgggcgAGGACCCAGCCTGCCCGGGAAGTAACTCAGCCCGGCCCCGGCTCTCCGGCCGCATCGCCGCGCAGGGCTCGGCCGCCTCTGCAG